The proteins below are encoded in one region of Segatella copri:
- a CDS encoding N-acetylmuramoyl-L-alanine amidase: MRKIKEIIIHCSATKEGRNFTVADIDRWHRERGMRCIGYHFVVYRDGSIHVGRAIEEVGAHCKGHNSISIGICYIGGLSKKGKPKDTRTRDQKAAMRSLIEQLKEEYPLATIHGHNEFANKACPCFDVKKEWG, encoded by the coding sequence ATGCGTAAGATAAAGGAAATCATCATTCATTGCAGTGCGACCAAGGAAGGTCGCAACTTCACCGTAGCGGATATTGACCGCTGGCACCGGGAGCGCGGAATGCGCTGCATAGGTTATCATTTCGTGGTTTATCGTGACGGCAGCATTCATGTAGGCCGTGCGATAGAGGAGGTTGGCGCCCATTGCAAGGGCCATAATTCCATCAGTATAGGCATTTGCTACATCGGCGGTTTATCAAAGAAAGGTAAGCCGAAGGATACAAGAACCCGAGACCAGAAAGCGGCAATGCGCTCGCTCATCGAGCAGCTGAAGGAGGAATATCCATTAGCCACGATTCATGGTCATAATGAATTTGCCAATAAGGCCTGCCCCTGCTTTGATGTGAAGAAGGAGTGGGGCTAA
- a CDS encoding DUF3987 domain-containing protein, whose amino-acid sequence MSCYLIKVENGHKVARSITSEEEYKQLRGSNEQKANLRLARAGNDAAKRRLVQFNYSGHYPQGVVKGMKLPSGAFGFDMDEPEAFAKAAKLLLKEPDKYGLLMLERSARQGGHAVFEREKGKTVLENQVRIATMLKCEMDTSAHDINRVYFTTTSDDEDLLFLSPQLFKDEYDEAAVAAEGKVLEERERYGKEELPEGAHKANKHFMPWKEEFKKDSQGSFKSQELENSRISSSAASSPAGSSASPSASQDNYLGIPYGEIIKKWWQMYNDGQEPMRSNRNTLTFELAVNLRHICGFDGNLMAQIIPCYDGFSEQEKMACIKSALGEKLTQMPKRLKDVLAALRQEKLKQATLKGITLKENEELINALDEANAQDELFYFKALPKLPQGVRDSVNAVGPTLALPVITAICPVIGMLATGVKISIHGKMNSLNLISYIAGDFASGKGSIDPVINVWTSEVKAMDKMYQLKEDEWRAKKRAAKNKKEQPEEPKLPVRCLTLNNTVANLAERLANTEGKHAFSFTPEADTVAQKWKSAMSDFSVMLRQAYDGTSYEREARSADAVNVHIDRLLWNVVMCGTPDALYRVVNNYTDGFQSRIVVARTPDNTFTPLTDNLFVLTPRQQSNILQIAHLLPMMAGEVELPKLEAKGREWLEQIRLETMKDDDKVKARQRFRICPTTMRMMACIMLCKVAESLIQKLGAEEAETRLKENPLLWKEMIVKMQTPSMLSAFDVLANYQLENALYFFRSRIEAAFSSKDYCGQAPADRIRRGRNDTIFERLDVTFNFEQAQQQSVAIKGANVTHEAVRQMLKNWKRQGLINILPDSRYQKVASTV is encoded by the coding sequence ATGAGTTGTTATTTAATTAAGGTGGAGAACGGGCACAAGGTTGCCCGCTCCATCACCTCGGAAGAGGAGTATAAGCAGCTGCGTGGAAGCAATGAGCAGAAGGCGAATCTTCGCCTGGCTCGTGCCGGAAACGATGCTGCGAAACGGAGACTGGTGCAGTTTAATTATTCCGGCCATTATCCGCAAGGCGTGGTGAAGGGAATGAAACTGCCCAGCGGTGCTTTCGGGTTTGATATGGATGAGCCGGAGGCTTTCGCCAAGGCTGCCAAGCTGCTGCTGAAAGAACCGGACAAGTACGGATTGCTGATGCTGGAACGTAGCGCACGACAAGGCGGACATGCGGTGTTTGAGCGCGAAAAGGGCAAGACGGTTCTGGAGAATCAGGTGAGGATTGCTACGATGCTCAAGTGCGAAATGGATACTTCGGCTCACGACATTAACCGGGTTTACTTCACTACCACATCGGATGACGAAGATCTGCTCTTCCTTTCGCCACAGCTCTTTAAGGATGAATATGATGAGGCTGCCGTAGCAGCTGAAGGGAAAGTGCTGGAAGAAAGAGAACGGTATGGGAAGGAGGAACTACCGGAAGGGGCGCACAAGGCAAACAAGCACTTTATGCCTTGGAAGGAAGAATTCAAGAAGGATTCTCAAGGGAGTTTTAAGAGTCAAGAATTAGAGAATTCGAGAATTTCTTCTTCTGCTGCTTCATCCCCAGCTGGTTCATCAGCTTCTCCTTCTGCTTCTCAAGACAATTACCTCGGGATTCCTTATGGCGAAATCATTAAGAAGTGGTGGCAGATGTATAATGATGGGCAGGAGCCGATGCGCTCCAACCGCAATACGCTGACCTTTGAGCTGGCTGTGAACCTGCGCCACATCTGCGGCTTTGATGGCAATCTGATGGCTCAGATTATTCCCTGCTATGATGGTTTTTCTGAGCAGGAGAAGATGGCTTGCATCAAGTCGGCACTCGGAGAAAAACTTACGCAAATGCCTAAGCGACTGAAAGATGTACTGGCTGCGCTGAGACAGGAAAAGTTGAAGCAAGCTACTCTGAAAGGCATAACGCTTAAGGAGAACGAGGAACTGATCAATGCACTGGACGAGGCAAATGCCCAGGACGAACTGTTCTATTTCAAAGCCTTGCCTAAATTGCCGCAGGGAGTACGCGACTCGGTTAATGCAGTAGGGCCGACACTTGCTTTACCCGTGATTACCGCTATCTGTCCTGTCATCGGAATGCTGGCTACTGGCGTGAAAATCTCCATTCACGGCAAGATGAATTCGCTCAACCTCATCTCTTACATTGCCGGTGATTTTGCATCAGGAAAGGGAAGCATTGACCCGGTAATCAATGTATGGACTTCAGAAGTAAAAGCAATGGACAAAATGTACCAGCTGAAGGAGGATGAATGGAGAGCCAAGAAGCGTGCGGCTAAGAACAAGAAGGAGCAGCCGGAAGAGCCGAAACTGCCGGTAAGATGCTTGACACTGAACAATACGGTGGCGAATCTTGCTGAAAGACTGGCGAATACTGAAGGCAAACACGCCTTCTCATTTACACCGGAAGCTGACACCGTAGCACAGAAGTGGAAATCGGCGATGAGCGACTTTTCCGTCATGTTAAGACAGGCTTACGACGGAACAAGCTATGAGCGCGAGGCAAGAAGTGCAGATGCGGTGAATGTCCATATAGACAGACTGTTATGGAATGTGGTGATGTGCGGCACTCCCGATGCACTTTATCGAGTAGTGAACAATTATACGGATGGTTTCCAAAGCCGTATTGTCGTGGCTCGTACGCCGGATAATACCTTCACCCCGCTCACTGATAACCTCTTCGTGCTTACACCTCGCCAGCAAAGCAATATTCTGCAGATAGCACATCTGTTACCCATGATGGCAGGCGAAGTAGAACTGCCTAAGCTGGAAGCCAAGGGCAGGGAATGGCTGGAGCAGATAAGACTGGAGACGATGAAAGATGATGACAAAGTGAAAGCCCGCCAGCGTTTTCGTATCTGTCCTACCACGATGAGAATGATGGCGTGCATCATGCTCTGCAAGGTGGCAGAATCGCTGATACAGAAACTTGGAGCGGAAGAGGCAGAAACAAGATTGAAGGAGAATCCTCTCTTGTGGAAGGAAATGATTGTGAAAATGCAGACACCGAGCATGCTTTCAGCCTTTGATGTTCTGGCTAACTATCAGCTGGAGAATGCACTCTATTTCTTTCGCAGTCGTATCGAAGCTGCTTTCTCATCCAAGGATTATTGCGGACAGGCACCTGCTGACCGTATACGTCGTGGAAGAAACGATACTATCTTTGAGCGCTTAGACGTAACCTTCAATTTCGAACAGGCTCAGCAGCAGAGTGTTGCCATCAAGGGCGCTAACGTTACGCACGAGGCTGTAAGACAGATGCTGAAGAACTGGAAGCGCCAGGGACTCATCAATATTCTGCCCGATTCGCGTTATCAGAAAGTAGCATCTACGGTTTAA
- a CDS encoding DUF3127 domain-containing protein translates to MNGMFMRVVQQGEAFAVQSQKSENGQMMKCNIVLQEMGGKYENQYAAAMLGNMAQCKYAAGELVAVTLRFTTHEHNGQVYQDILVTDIEKVKG, encoded by the coding sequence ATGAACGGAATGTTTATGAGAGTGGTGCAGCAGGGCGAGGCGTTCGCTGTACAGAGTCAGAAAAGTGAGAACGGACAGATGATGAAATGCAACATCGTTCTCCAGGAGATGGGCGGCAAGTATGAGAACCAGTATGCTGCGGCAATGCTCGGCAATATGGCGCAATGTAAGTATGCGGCTGGTGAGCTGGTGGCTGTTACGCTCCGCTTTACTACCCATGAGCATAATGGTCAGGTTTATCAGGATATTCTGGTTACGGACATAGAAAAGGTAAAAGGGTAA
- a CDS encoding DNA-binding protein has protein sequence MINYSIVMRSVNANLLEINQAKSRINQAKKEGTPPDPKDLKLVKTEKQNAFAISQYTDIMTIEKFAKHITSHGSVYSRADISAILYIAVDCMREMLLEGKKIRLGDLGDFSLLLTSKGAEDADKFTAQNITGVKVQWEPGQEFKNLRDDAEFNLVASRSAQAAVIKAIKEGKTNVDLNAPTTPDNTPGGSTPGGSNTGQTGSDGQGSESGGGTGETGDGLE, from the coding sequence ATGATTAATTACAGCATCGTAATGCGTAGCGTGAACGCAAATCTTCTGGAAATCAACCAGGCGAAGTCACGCATCAACCAGGCAAAGAAGGAGGGTACACCCCCTGACCCAAAGGACCTGAAACTCGTGAAGACTGAGAAGCAGAACGCTTTCGCCATCTCACAGTACACCGATATCATGACCATCGAGAAGTTTGCCAAGCACATCACTTCACATGGTAGTGTTTATTCGAGAGCCGACATCAGCGCCATCCTCTACATCGCCGTAGACTGCATGCGTGAGATGTTGCTTGAGGGTAAGAAGATTCGTCTGGGTGACCTCGGTGATTTCTCTCTCCTTCTCACCTCAAAGGGTGCCGAGGATGCCGACAAGTTCACCGCACAGAACATCACCGGCGTGAAGGTTCAGTGGGAGCCTGGTCAGGAGTTCAAGAACCTTCGCGATGACGCCGAGTTCAACCTCGTAGCCAGCCGCAGTGCTCAGGCAGCCGTTATCAAGGCAATCAAGGAGGGTAAGACCAACGTTGACCTCAACGCCCCAACCACTCCGGATAATACGCCAGGCGGTTCTACCCCAGGTGGTTCAAACACCGGTCAGACCGGCAGCGATGGCCAAGGCTCAGAATCAGGCGGCGGTACTGGCGAAACTGGCGACGGCCTTGAATAG
- a CDS encoding smalltalk protein — MKANTWKTILQVAISILTAIATTLGVTSCMG; from the coding sequence ATGAAAGCGAACACTTGGAAAACAATTCTGCAGGTAGCCATCAGCATTCTGACCGCTATCGCTACTACGCTCGGAGTAACGAGCTGCATGGGATAA
- a CDS encoding metallophosphoesterase, translated as MVKIQYASDLHLEFMENTLYLETHPLQPVADILVLAGDTGYLGDEGFVKHPFWDWASENFKEVIVIPGNHEFYLGYDLGQLYDGWCMEIRHNIKCYYNAVIHLSDDTDLIVSTLWGYIEPQDAFSTERRVNDFYRIKDCGVVINSERFNQEHAKCRAFIEKAVSESQAKHIVVATHHVPSFQLVSPDFKGSPINGAFTAELGNFIAYSRIDYWIYGHSHRNIDRIIGNTQCVSNQLGYVNHGESESFDSKKCINLML; from the coding sequence ATGGTTAAGATACAATATGCTTCAGATTTGCATCTGGAATTCATGGAGAATACCCTGTATTTGGAGACTCATCCTCTTCAGCCTGTTGCTGACATCCTGGTGTTGGCTGGAGATACTGGCTATTTAGGTGATGAAGGTTTTGTCAAGCATCCATTCTGGGATTGGGCTTCAGAGAATTTCAAGGAAGTAATAGTAATACCAGGTAATCATGAGTTTTATTTGGGTTATGACTTGGGGCAACTTTATGATGGATGGTGCATGGAAATTCGGCACAATATCAAATGCTATTATAATGCTGTAATACATCTTTCAGATGATACAGACCTCATCGTTTCTACACTATGGGGATATATAGAGCCGCAGGATGCTTTTTCAACCGAGCGCAGAGTAAATGATTTCTACCGTATTAAGGATTGTGGCGTTGTGATAAACAGTGAACGGTTTAATCAAGAGCATGCTAAGTGCCGCGCTTTCATCGAAAAGGCTGTTAGTGAAAGCCAGGCAAAGCATATTGTTGTGGCAACGCATCATGTTCCATCATTTCAACTGGTGTCTCCGGATTTTAAGGGAAGTCCGATAAACGGTGCTTTCACAGCAGAGCTGGGGAACTTCATTGCTTATAGCCGAATAGATTATTGGATTTATGGCCATTCTCATCGTAACATAGACAGGATAATAGGAAATACTCAATGTGTTTCGAATCAGCTTGGGTATGTAAATCATGGAGAATCTGAGTCTTTTGATTCAAAGAAATGTATTAATTTAATGCTTTAG
- a CDS encoding YqiA/YcfP family alpha/beta fold hydrolase — protein MKKILFLHGFFATGSCPMARALKEAFEGTAVVLTPDLPLHPKEALKEIRSIIDREQPDLLLGNSCGSFLAQMLAPVVGIPALLGNPYFMMTEFLKERIGEHEYKAPRRDGNQRLVIDEALIEEFAELEAVQFDHCNPYYKDRVWGLFGEQDTLAHFSPLFLEHYNQAFHFPGGHTPTEQEVKTWYAPLAQKMLMEFSAKEERYFQHFKGGKYKFIHSAFDSETQERMVVYQALYGDQPYWVRPEDMFFGKVTRDGRTFNRFTEIDR, from the coding sequence ATGAAGAAGATATTATTCCTACACGGATTCTTCGCCACGGGCAGCTGTCCGATGGCAAGAGCCTTGAAAGAGGCGTTTGAGGGGACGGCGGTGGTGCTGACTCCCGACCTCCCTTTGCACCCCAAGGAGGCACTGAAGGAGATTCGCTCCATCATCGACCGGGAACAGCCCGACTTGCTTCTGGGCAACAGCTGCGGCTCTTTCCTCGCCCAGATGCTGGCTCCGGTGGTGGGCATTCCTGCCCTGCTCGGCAATCCGTATTTCATGATGACGGAGTTTCTGAAGGAGCGCATCGGCGAGCATGAATACAAGGCTCCGAGAAGGGACGGAAATCAGCGGCTGGTGATTGACGAGGCGCTGATAGAGGAGTTTGCGGAGTTGGAAGCCGTGCAGTTTGACCATTGCAACCCCTATTATAAGGATCGTGTGTGGGGACTTTTTGGTGAGCAGGACACCCTGGCTCACTTCTCTCCTCTCTTCCTGGAGCATTACAATCAAGCCTTCCACTTCCCCGGCGGTCATACGCCTACTGAGCAGGAGGTGAAGACATGGTACGCTCCCCTTGCCCAGAAAATGCTGATGGAGTTTTCGGCAAAGGAAGAAAGATATTTCCAGCACTTTAAGGGCGGTAAATACAAGTTCATCCATTCTGCCTTCGACTCCGAAACTCAGGAGCGCATGGTGGTTTACCAGGCTCTCTATGGAGACCAACCCTATTGGGTAAGACCGGAAGATATGTTCTTCGGGAAAGTTACGAGGGACGGAAGAACTTTTAATCGTTTCACGGAGATAGACAGGTAA
- a CDS encoding virulence RhuM family protein produces MAKKFEIRNSTAEFLIFMAEGKEQGIQVLYKKETIWATQKAMATLFDCSADNIGLHLKNIFDDKELDKNATTEKISVVQQEGTREVRRNTLFYNLDAIISVGYRVNSRRATQFRQWCTYVLRQYAIRGYVIDKKRMENGSFIGVDYFEQLLEEIREIRLSERNFYQKLTDIYATAIDYNRDAPTTREFFKKVQNKMHYAVHGHTAAELIVDRADAEKEHMGLTTWAKAPNGKIIKSDVSIAKNYLKENELQALGRLVNAYLDMAKDMAERHIPMTMEDWAKRIDKFLDATDREILQDAGHITAEYAKEYAESEFEKYRVIQDRLFRSDFDKFDGEDPQLPLDIE; encoded by the coding sequence ATGGCAAAGAAATTTGAAATAAGAAATAGTACCGCTGAATTTCTTATCTTCATGGCTGAGGGTAAGGAGCAAGGCATTCAAGTGCTATATAAGAAAGAAACAATATGGGCAACACAAAAGGCAATGGCAACGCTTTTTGACTGCTCTGCTGACAACATAGGATTGCATCTGAAGAACATATTCGATGATAAGGAATTGGACAAGAATGCAACTACCGAGAAAATCTCGGTAGTTCAACAGGAAGGAACGAGAGAGGTACGACGCAACACTTTGTTCTACAATCTTGATGCTATCATTTCAGTAGGCTATCGCGTCAACTCCCGCCGAGCCACTCAGTTCCGCCAATGGTGCACTTATGTTCTCCGACAGTATGCTATCCGTGGCTATGTGATTGACAAGAAGCGTATGGAAAATGGCTCATTCATCGGCGTGGACTATTTCGAACAACTCTTGGAGGAGATTCGAGAGATTCGTCTATCGGAACGCAATTTCTATCAGAAACTGACCGACATCTACGCCACAGCCATAGACTACAACCGTGATGCTCCAACCACACGCGAGTTCTTCAAGAAGGTACAGAACAAGATGCATTATGCTGTTCATGGACATACTGCCGCAGAACTGATAGTGGATCGTGCTGATGCAGAAAAAGAGCACATGGGGCTCACTACATGGGCAAAGGCTCCTAATGGGAAAATCATAAAGTCCGACGTAAGTATAGCCAAGAACTATCTGAAAGAAAATGAGTTGCAAGCTCTTGGACGATTGGTGAATGCCTATCTTGATATGGCAAAGGATATGGCAGAGCGCCATATTCCTATGACTATGGAGGATTGGGCTAAACGCATCGACAAATTCCTCGATGCAACCGACAGAGAAATTCTGCAAGACGCAGGACACATTACTGCCGAGTATGCAAAGGAATATGCCGAAAGCGAGTTTGAGAAATATAGAGTGATACAGGACCGTCTGTTTCGTTCTGATTTCGACAAGTTTGACGGCGAAGACCCACAATTACCTTTGGATATTGAATAG
- a CDS encoding HAD-IA family hydrolase, with product MKQIETLVFDYGGVIVNIDDASVVKAMESLGVTAFKRLIHVRKIKRLMHQYINGLVAEAETLKEMLSLCRKGTSTEDIEKVLEELCGNLPVERLEALVKLRKRYKVYLLSNINDTLWQKSISLMNQLGYSTDELFDEVFLSYAMRKEKPSVEIYEEMTQQTGLNPATTLYFDDRKENAEAGRNFGFQSVLVKTNHLEEHQEWQEINKNIKE from the coding sequence ATGAAACAGATAGAAACTCTCGTTTTTGATTATGGAGGTGTCATCGTGAATATTGATGATGCCTCTGTTGTGAAAGCCATGGAGAGCCTGGGCGTTACGGCGTTCAAGCGGCTAATCCATGTCCGCAAAATCAAGAGACTGATGCACCAATATATTAATGGTCTGGTGGCGGAAGCAGAAACATTGAAAGAGATGCTAAGCCTTTGCCGCAAAGGAACCTCAACTGAGGATATTGAGAAAGTCCTGGAAGAGTTGTGTGGCAATCTGCCCGTGGAAAGACTGGAGGCATTGGTCAAGCTTCGGAAGCGGTATAAGGTCTATCTGCTCAGCAACATCAACGACACGCTTTGGCAGAAATCAATCAGTCTGATGAATCAGCTGGGATATTCCACAGACGAACTGTTTGATGAAGTGTTCCTCTCATACGCCATGCGGAAAGAGAAGCCATCCGTCGAAATATATGAAGAGATGACGCAGCAGACAGGATTGAATCCTGCCACCACCCTCTATTTTGATGACCGTAAAGAGAATGCCGAAGCAGGCAGAAACTTCGGTTTCCAAAGCGTACTGGTAAAGACCAATCATCTGGAAGAGCATCAGGAATGGCAAGAAATTAACAAGAATATAAAAGAATAA
- a CDS encoding YccF domain-containing protein, translating to MRIIGNLLWWLFGGLEAAIGYFTGSLALACTIIGIPFAIQTFKIGLLCLWPFGSTVRETNSPTGCIRIPLNLLWLIFGGLWACIMHLFFGFLLCITIIGIPWGKQHFKMAGLSLAPFGKDMELGF from the coding sequence ATGCGCATAATAGGAAACTTACTTTGGTGGCTCTTCGGAGGTCTCGAAGCAGCCATCGGTTATTTCACCGGAAGTCTGGCTCTTGCATGTACTATCATCGGCATTCCGTTTGCGATACAGACATTCAAGATTGGTCTGCTCTGCCTATGGCCTTTTGGTTCTACAGTAAGAGAAACGAATAGTCCAACTGGTTGCATTCGCATTCCGCTGAATTTACTCTGGCTGATTTTCGGGGGATTGTGGGCTTGCATCATGCATCTGTTCTTCGGCTTTCTCTTATGTATAACGATCATCGGCATTCCTTGGGGTAAACAGCATTTCAAGATGGCCGGGCTTTCACTCGCACCATTCGGTAAGGATATGGAGTTGGGATTTTAA
- a CDS encoding flavin reductase family protein, whose amino-acid sequence MKSFSPKPWFAPQPVLIIGTYNKEGVANAMNAAWAGQWDMKEIMISMGNHVTTDNLKLGGEFTVAFATKKTMVASDFVGIVSAKNDPKKMEKTGWSIEKATMVNAPVFTDFPMTLECRIKEKYDESETGYYLVAEIVNILVDEKYLAEDGNPDMEKMELIVFDPIHHGYIQLGEKVGNAFSDGKALK is encoded by the coding sequence ATGAAAAGTTTTTCACCAAAGCCGTGGTTTGCACCACAGCCTGTGCTGATTATCGGCACATATAATAAGGAAGGAGTTGCCAACGCAATGAATGCAGCCTGGGCAGGACAGTGGGACATGAAGGAGATTATGATCTCAATGGGAAATCACGTCACCACAGACAACCTGAAGCTTGGCGGCGAGTTTACCGTTGCCTTCGCTACCAAGAAAACCATGGTGGCTTCTGATTTCGTGGGCATTGTTTCTGCCAAGAACGACCCGAAGAAGATGGAGAAGACTGGATGGAGCATCGAGAAGGCGACTATGGTCAACGCTCCTGTGTTCACCGATTTCCCGATGACCCTGGAGTGCCGCATCAAGGAGAAGTATGACGAAAGCGAAACCGGCTATTATCTCGTTGCCGAAATCGTCAATATTCTTGTGGATGAAAAGTATCTGGCAGAAGACGGAAATCCAGACATGGAGAAGATGGAACTGATTGTCTTCGACCCTATTCATCACGGCTATATCCAGCTGGGCGAGAAAGTCGGAAACGCATTCTCTGACGGCAAGGCTTTGAAATAA
- a CDS encoding pyridoxamine 5'-phosphate oxidase family protein — translation MRKKSREMDSEWALEVMHKAPYITVSFIDEDGKPYGLPLSLASDDDVNWYFHGALEGKKLEAIKAHPEVCLSAITRCAPTVGPKDGSFTLQFKSAIAFGKAEIVTEDAEKIHGLRLICERFLPQHMDAFDQSIARSLSRTAVVRITLTEPPTGKRKQYDKEGVEMKYGRME, via the coding sequence ATGAGAAAGAAATCAAGAGAAATGGATAGTGAGTGGGCATTGGAAGTAATGCACAAGGCTCCGTATATAACTGTCAGTTTTATTGACGAAGACGGCAAGCCTTATGGTTTACCCCTGTCACTCGCATCAGATGATGATGTGAATTGGTATTTTCATGGTGCCTTGGAAGGCAAGAAGTTGGAGGCAATCAAGGCTCATCCAGAGGTCTGCCTTTCAGCCATAACCCGTTGTGCGCCTACGGTTGGTCCGAAGGACGGCAGTTTCACCCTGCAGTTCAAATCAGCCATTGCATTCGGCAAGGCTGAAATCGTGACCGAGGATGCAGAGAAAATTCATGGTCTTAGACTAATCTGTGAGCGTTTCCTTCCTCAACACATGGATGCTTTCGACCAGAGCATCGCCCGTTCCCTATCACGCACGGCTGTTGTTCGCATCACGCTTACTGAGCCACCAACCGGCAAGCGCAAGCAATATGATAAGGAAGGCGTGGAAATGAAATATGGCAGAATGGAATAA
- a CDS encoding aldo/keto reductase: protein MKKIKLSNGVEMPQLGYGVYQVEPDECERCVVDALSVGYRMIDTAQAYLNEEAVGNAWKKSGVNRDEIFLVSKVWPSNYGDGQTMKSIDESLRKLQTDYIDLMLLHQPYCDRYGAYRDLEKAYKAGKIRAIGVSNFFPDHLIDLASNMEIAPMVNQMETHVFNQQHETRKFMNEFGTKLMAWAPLAEGQNGLFTNPTLTQIGEKYGKTAAQVALRWLLQSDVIIIPKTVHKERMQENQNLFDFELDAEDMQKIAALDTAHSLFLDHHSGETTKQFMEWRAVVKPTE from the coding sequence ATGAAGAAGATAAAGTTAAGCAATGGCGTGGAAATGCCACAATTAGGATATGGTGTTTATCAGGTGGAACCTGATGAGTGTGAGCGTTGTGTGGTGGATGCTCTCAGCGTGGGCTATAGGATGATAGATACTGCGCAGGCTTATCTCAACGAGGAAGCCGTGGGCAACGCATGGAAGAAAAGCGGCGTGAATCGTGATGAGATTTTCCTCGTTTCCAAGGTCTGGCCTTCCAACTATGGCGATGGACAGACCATGAAGAGCATCGACGAGAGTCTGCGCAAACTGCAGACCGACTACATCGACCTGATGCTCCTCCACCAGCCTTACTGCGACCGCTACGGTGCCTATCGTGACTTGGAAAAAGCTTACAAGGCAGGAAAGATTCGTGCCATCGGAGTGAGCAACTTCTTCCCTGATCACCTTATAGACCTGGCTTCCAACATGGAGATTGCACCGATGGTGAACCAGATGGAGACGCACGTGTTCAACCAGCAGCACGAGACCCGAAAATTCATGAATGAGTTTGGCACCAAGCTCATGGCATGGGCTCCGTTGGCAGAAGGTCAGAACGGACTGTTCACCAACCCTACCCTCACCCAGATTGGCGAGAAATACGGCAAGACTGCCGCACAAGTAGCCTTGCGCTGGCTGTTGCAGAGCGATGTAATCATCATCCCGAAGACTGTTCATAAGGAACGAATGCAGGAGAATCAGAATCTCTTCGACTTCGAACTTGATGCTGAGGACATGCAGAAGATTGCTGCGCTCGACACCGCCCATAGTCTCTTCCTCGACCATCATAGCGGAGAAACAACCAAGCAGTTTATGGAGTGGAGAGCTGTGGTGAAACCTACAGAATAA
- a CDS encoding DNA alkylation repair protein: MTSFQERLFAMQDKQYAAFQAKLTPGVPVESFIGIRVPVLRKFAKEFTKEKECEEFLHQLPHENYDENMLHGLLISEVKDYEECIRLTDSFLPFVDNWAVCDIMSPKVFAKHKKELLAKIKAWSKSSHVYTCRFGIEALMSHYLDKDFKAKYLEIPASVRSEEYYVKMMVAWFFATALAKQWDATIPYIEQNRLAPWTHNKTIQKAIESYRISPEQKVYLRTLKIK; this comes from the coding sequence ATGACTTCATTTCAAGAAAGACTGTTCGCCATGCAGGATAAGCAGTATGCTGCTTTCCAAGCCAAACTGACACCGGGAGTGCCTGTGGAGAGTTTCATAGGCATTCGTGTTCCTGTGCTCCGCAAGTTCGCAAAAGAGTTTACAAAGGAGAAAGAATGCGAGGAATTCCTTCATCAGCTTCCTCACGAAAACTACGATGAGAACATGCTTCACGGACTCCTCATTTCCGAGGTAAAGGACTACGAGGAATGCATTCGTCTAACAGACAGTTTCCTGCCATTCGTGGACAACTGGGCAGTTTGCGACATCATGTCTCCGAAGGTGTTTGCCAAACACAAGAAGGAGCTATTGGCAAAAATCAAGGCTTGGAGTAAATCATCACATGTCTATACTTGTCGCTTTGGAATAGAGGCGCTTATGTCTCATTACCTGGATAAAGACTTCAAGGCAAAATATCTTGAAATTCCTGCATCAGTAAGGAGCGAAGAGTATTACGTAAAGATGATGGTTGCCTGGTTCTTTGCCACCGCCCTTGCCAAGCAATGGGACGCAACGATTCCCTACATCGAGCAAAACCGTCTTGCTCCCTGGACGCACAACAAGACCATCCAGAAAGCAATCGAGAGCTACAGAATCTCGCCTGAGCAGAAGGTTTATCTGCGGACATTGAAGATAAAATAA